A single region of the Candidatus Hydrogenedentota bacterium genome encodes:
- a CDS encoding TraR/DksA C4-type zinc finger protein: MNKRDLKKFEKMLLAERDRLTGSIKSIEDASRYESGRDNSGDLSSYAESGTDNFELETALNIASGESHWLNEVSEALDRIKSGAFGICEGCEKEIPRKRLEAFPSAKFCVPCKEEIEKQGIY; the protein is encoded by the coding sequence ATGAATAAACGAGACCTGAAGAAATTCGAGAAAATGCTTCTCGCCGAGCGGGATCGGCTTACGGGAAGCATCAAGAGCATCGAAGACGCCTCCCGCTACGAGTCCGGGCGGGACAACAGCGGCGACCTTTCCAGTTATGCGGAGTCCGGCACGGACAATTTTGAACTGGAAACGGCCCTGAACATCGCCAGCGGCGAGTCCCACTGGCTGAACGAGGTGTCCGAAGCCCTGGACCGGATCAAGAGCGGCGCCTTCGGCATCTGCGAGGGTTGTGAGAAAGAGATACCCCGCAAGCGCCTGGAGGCGTTCCCGTCGGCGAAGTTCTGCGTTCCGTGCAAGGAAGAGATCGAGAAGCAGGGCATTTACTAA
- the lgt gene encoding prolipoprotein diacylglyceryl transferase: protein MFPTILEIGPITLYSYGLMIALGFITVLYFMRRDARSAGIDPDAIADTAFWTLILGVIATRVAHIILYSDNYSWTDPIGWIDVTRGGLVFQGAIPVGIAYAYWNLTRRGVNFWQAADVVMPWVPVAQAFGRGGCFLKGCCHGARSDDLPWGVSFPEGSPAYLAHQAQYAAFPDDALWSYPVHPTQIYSILLLLAMCGALMLLRRRRPFFGVALPGYLVLYGICRFIVEMYRGDGNPVQSYLGVQLTSQQAFCVLMIVIGAALAAWLYRRRGTGSVPPFPQAG from the coding sequence ATGTTTCCGACCATCCTGGAAATCGGCCCGATAACCCTTTATTCCTATGGGCTGATGATCGCCCTGGGCTTCATTACGGTCCTCTATTTCATGCGCCGGGATGCGCGGAGCGCGGGCATCGATCCAGACGCGATCGCGGATACCGCGTTCTGGACGCTGATTCTGGGAGTTATCGCCACCCGCGTGGCCCATATTATTCTCTACTCGGACAACTATTCGTGGACCGATCCCATCGGCTGGATCGATGTTACCCGGGGCGGGCTTGTGTTCCAGGGCGCCATTCCGGTCGGCATCGCCTACGCCTACTGGAACCTGACCCGCCGGGGCGTTAACTTCTGGCAGGCCGCCGATGTTGTCATGCCGTGGGTGCCGGTGGCGCAGGCCTTCGGCCGTGGGGGATGTTTTCTCAAGGGCTGCTGCCACGGCGCCCGGTCGGACGATCTCCCCTGGGGCGTAAGTTTTCCCGAGGGCAGCCCGGCATACCTCGCCCACCAGGCCCAGTACGCGGCTTTTCCAGACGACGCCCTCTGGTCCTACCCGGTGCACCCCACACAGATCTACAGCATCCTGCTGCTGCTTGCGATGTGTGGCGCCTTGATGCTGCTGCGCAGGCGCCGCCCTTTCTTCGGCGTTGCGCTCCCGGGGTACCTGGTCCTGTATGGCATTTGCCGTTTCATCGTCGAAATGTACCGGGGCGACGGCAACCCCGTCCAGAGCTACCTGGGCGTCCAACTGACATCGCAGCAGGCGTTTTGCGTGCTCATGATCGTGATCGGCGCCGCGCTGGCCGCCTGGCTTTACCGGCGCCGCGGAACCGGATCGGTCCCGCCCTTCCCACAGGCGGGATAG
- a CDS encoding metallophosphoesterase yields the protein MWRFAHVSDPHLASQRDGVWNNRFLCTMMPDVMACLARDLAVMKPDFVLVTGDIASTQTREAMFEARDMMESLKLPYYPMGGNHDFVVQESRAWFLEAFAHRLPSPRTYYAFTHKNLRFYVLDAWWLWSDGALCEVSEASVAKELDSTLKGARWAIPPHQLTWLEQDLEANPGLPAVIGVHFPAVPVPMRLHRPGFNNGGCLDNGPLLLEVLQRHPQVRAIFSGHVHLNFVARENGIAHIVTGALPEYPTEYRDVQVFDDRMEVRTVGLSDPAFAEQSLIPGKGWTAGDAEDRHAVIPFA from the coding sequence ATGTGGCGCTTCGCACATGTGTCCGACCCGCACCTGGCAAGCCAGCGGGACGGGGTTTGGAACAACCGCTTTTTGTGTACGATGATGCCGGACGTCATGGCGTGCCTGGCCCGGGACCTGGCGGTCATGAAGCCGGATTTCGTTCTGGTGACGGGGGATATCGCCAGCACCCAGACCCGGGAAGCGATGTTCGAGGCGCGGGATATGATGGAAAGCCTGAAGCTGCCCTACTACCCGATGGGCGGCAACCACGATTTCGTGGTCCAGGAGTCCCGGGCGTGGTTCCTCGAAGCCTTTGCCCACCGCCTGCCCAGCCCCCGGACGTACTACGCATTCACCCACAAAAACCTGCGTTTTTACGTGCTCGACGCCTGGTGGCTCTGGTCCGACGGCGCCCTCTGTGAAGTGAGCGAGGCCAGCGTCGCGAAGGAACTGGATTCGACGCTGAAGGGCGCGCGGTGGGCCATTCCGCCGCACCAGCTCACGTGGCTGGAGCAGGACCTTGAGGCTAACCCGGGCCTGCCCGCCGTTATTGGCGTGCACTTTCCGGCGGTTCCGGTACCCATGCGCCTGCACCGGCCCGGATTCAACAACGGCGGCTGCCTCGACAATGGCCCCTTGCTCCTCGAAGTGCTCCAGCGGCATCCACAGGTACGGGCGATTTTTTCGGGGCACGTGCACTTGAACTTCGTTGCGCGCGAAAACGGCATCGCGCACATCGTGACCGGGGCGCTGCCGGAATACCCGACAGAATACCGGGACGTGCAGGTATTTGACGACCGAATGGAAGTGCGCACGGTGGGGCTCAGCGATCCGGCTTTTGCGGAGCAATCCCTGATTCCGGGCAAGGGATGGACCGCCGGAGACGCGGAAGACCGGCACGCCGTGATCCCGTTCGCGTGA
- a CDS encoding sigma-70 family RNA polymerase sigma factor, producing the protein MSLSLDIRLHFGNLTAEEEHVDSRVDARNATDEALVTRAQTGDGAAFEELVRRYRNDVYGLSYHFLRNREEAWDVSQEVFIKAYRSLRRFRGDAGFKTWLLRITANHCKDLFKKRRVPTVSIDAMPSQDFFPSGTDPGRALGNSELGEAIQEALDSLSPKHRMAFVLREFEDMSYKDMASVMECSEGTVMSRLHHARKKLQDKLSRMGFAEGGIS; encoded by the coding sequence ATGAGCCTTTCGTTGGATATTCGCCTTCATTTTGGCAACTTGACCGCCGAAGAGGAGCACGTGGACAGCAGGGTTGACGCGCGAAACGCAACGGACGAGGCACTCGTCACCCGGGCGCAAACCGGGGACGGCGCGGCCTTTGAGGAGCTCGTCCGGCGATACCGGAACGACGTATATGGGCTCAGCTACCATTTCCTGCGTAACCGGGAGGAGGCGTGGGACGTCTCCCAGGAGGTGTTTATCAAGGCCTACCGGTCCCTGAGGCGTTTTCGGGGGGACGCGGGCTTCAAGACGTGGTTGCTCCGGATAACGGCGAACCACTGCAAGGATCTTTTTAAGAAGCGGCGCGTGCCGACAGTCTCGATCGACGCCATGCCCTCCCAGGATTTCTTTCCCTCGGGAACGGATCCCGGACGCGCGCTGGGCAACTCGGAGTTGGGCGAGGCGATTCAGGAAGCCCTGGACAGCCTCTCCCCCAAACACCGGATGGCGTTTGTGCTGCGAGAGTTTGAAGATATGTCCTACAAGGACATGGCAAGTGTCATGGAGTGTAGCGAAGGAACGGTGATGAGCCGTTTGCATCATGCCCGGAAGAAGCTGCAAGATAAATTGTCGCGGATGGGCTTTGCGGAGGGTGGTATATCATGA
- a CDS encoding S41 family peptidase, which yields MQKHSSKAEFLSLLAFLAILTLLITNAFAPRIHAQGGQVDIYPQVEPIGEVLTKILDEYVHDPDLDRVVEGAIFGMMSALGGHNSYIPAQALTEMREDTRGEFEGIGIQIREENGQVLIFTPVDGAPAAEAGLLPGDIITAVDDVTTEQMWSEAEGNPAFSIVSAVADKIRGKRGTTVKITVSRDGGPDAGGQILDFVVKRDKVPLNSVVEARLLPGNIGYIRLKDFKDNSAADIRKHINDFKQEGMTAFVLDLRWNPGGLLSASQEVCDLFLPKKSLVTYTKGRERSDGRANTQDLQLYTEHAPVLPAEFPMVVLVNGDTASSAEIVTGALQFHQRALVLGEKTFGKGSVQTIIPLKRPEQTALRLTTALYYTPADVTIDHQGILPDVEVIMTEDEEKALINQLFRSYEKDPTKRNTQNHGTVSGHEVTEADPSETEKEEALLKEIAAYYGDDVANTLRNSVSLKERLERTVEDRPLLRAVELIQEAPDWTTTFRKYHRDISETQVAASTGTQRLEKASPIAEERTAPALPEASEAE from the coding sequence ATGCAGAAGCATAGCAGCAAAGCGGAATTCCTTTCGCTACTCGCCTTTCTGGCCATTTTGACCCTCCTGATAACCAACGCCTTCGCGCCGAGAATTCACGCGCAGGGCGGGCAGGTGGACATCTACCCGCAGGTCGAGCCCATCGGCGAAGTGCTCACCAAAATCCTGGACGAGTATGTTCACGACCCGGATCTGGACCGTGTCGTTGAAGGCGCCATTTTCGGCATGATGAGCGCCCTGGGGGGACACAACAGTTATATTCCCGCCCAGGCCCTGACCGAGATGCGCGAGGATACCCGGGGCGAGTTCGAAGGCATCGGGATTCAGATTCGCGAGGAGAACGGCCAGGTGCTCATCTTCACGCCCGTCGACGGCGCGCCCGCGGCCGAAGCCGGTCTCTTGCCGGGCGACATCATCACGGCGGTCGATGACGTTACCACCGAGCAGATGTGGTCCGAGGCCGAGGGCAACCCCGCTTTCAGCATCGTAAGCGCCGTGGCCGACAAGATCCGCGGCAAGCGCGGAACTACCGTAAAGATTACCGTATCGCGCGATGGCGGACCGGACGCCGGGGGCCAGATCCTTGATTTCGTCGTCAAGCGCGACAAGGTTCCGCTCAACAGTGTAGTCGAGGCGCGTCTGCTGCCCGGAAACATCGGCTACATCCGCCTGAAAGATTTCAAGGACAATTCGGCGGCGGATATCCGCAAACACATCAACGACTTCAAACAGGAAGGCATGACCGCGTTTGTGCTGGACCTTCGCTGGAATCCCGGCGGACTGCTGTCGGCCAGCCAGGAGGTTTGCGACCTGTTTCTGCCCAAGAAGTCGCTTGTCACCTACACGAAGGGCCGCGAGCGGTCGGACGGGCGCGCCAACACGCAGGACCTCCAGCTCTACACCGAGCACGCCCCCGTATTGCCCGCGGAGTTCCCGATGGTCGTCCTGGTCAATGGGGATACCGCCAGTTCCGCCGAAATCGTGACCGGCGCGCTCCAGTTTCATCAGCGCGCTCTTGTGCTGGGCGAAAAGACCTTTGGAAAGGGGAGCGTCCAGACGATTATCCCCCTGAAGCGCCCCGAACAGACCGCCCTGCGCCTCACGACGGCCCTCTACTACACCCCGGCGGATGTCACGATCGATCACCAGGGCATCCTGCCGGATGTCGAAGTGATTATGACCGAGGACGAGGAGAAGGCGCTGATTAACCAGCTGTTCCGCTCCTACGAAAAGGATCCCACGAAGCGCAATACGCAGAACCACGGCACCGTGTCCGGCCATGAAGTGACCGAGGCGGACCCCTCCGAAACGGAGAAGGAAGAGGCGCTGCTCAAGGAGATCGCGGCTTACTACGGGGATGACGTGGCCAACACCCTGCGCAACAGCGTCAGCCTGAAGGAACGCCTCGAGCGTACCGTCGAGGATCGCCCGCTCCTCCGGGCCGTCGAACTCATCCAGGAAGCCCCCGACTGGACCACGACGTTCCGAAAGTACCACCGGGATATCTCCGAAACCCAGGTGGCCGCCAGTACGGGTACGCAGCGCCTGGAGAAGGCGTCGCCCATCGCCGAGGAGCGTACCGCGCCCGCGCTGCCCGAGGCCTCGGAAGCGGAGTAG
- the rph gene encoding ribonuclease PH: MRKDGRGPGEMRPVAFQRHFTGNAAGSVLASFGNTRVICTASVESRVPPWLKDSGKGWVTAEYAMLPGSTHDRVSREANKKGRALEISRLIGRSLRGVMDLEALGEIMITLDCDVIEADGGTRTAAISGAYVALHDALVSLQSSGMIETWPLRAACAAASVGIVQGETLLDLCYEEDAVADVDMNVVMNSAGEFIEIQGSAEGAPFKRSEALNMLEAAESGIAVILRAQREALGHA; encoded by the coding sequence ATGCGAAAAGACGGCCGAGGCCCCGGGGAAATGCGCCCCGTCGCGTTTCAGCGGCATTTCACCGGAAACGCCGCCGGCTCCGTGCTGGCGTCCTTTGGAAACACCCGGGTGATCTGCACCGCCAGCGTGGAATCGCGTGTGCCGCCCTGGCTCAAGGACTCCGGCAAGGGCTGGGTAACCGCCGAATACGCCATGCTGCCGGGCTCGACCCATGATCGGGTCAGCCGGGAGGCGAACAAGAAGGGCCGCGCCCTGGAAATCAGCCGCCTGATCGGGCGCTCCCTTCGCGGTGTGATGGATTTGGAGGCGCTCGGCGAGATCATGATTACGCTGGATTGCGATGTCATCGAAGCCGACGGTGGCACACGCACCGCCGCCATTTCGGGGGCCTATGTGGCGTTGCACGACGCATTGGTCTCCCTGCAATCCTCGGGCATGATCGAAACCTGGCCGCTCCGGGCCGCCTGCGCGGCGGCCAGCGTGGGCATCGTACAGGGGGAGACCCTCCTCGATCTTTGTTACGAAGAGGACGCCGTCGCTGATGTGGACATGAACGTGGTCATGAACAGCGCCGGCGAGTTCATCGAGATACAGGGCAGCGCGGAGGGGGCGCCCTTCAAGCGAAGCGAAGCCCTGAACATGCTGGAGGCCGCGGAGTCTGGAATCGCCGTGATTCTGCGCGCCCAGCGGGAGGCCCTCGGCCATGCCTGA
- the rdgB gene encoding RdgB/HAM1 family non-canonical purine NTP pyrophosphatase, whose protein sequence is MPDILLLGSGNGDKARELAVLLEGLPWEVRSLRDYPPAEEPEETGATFEENALLKARYYSAQFGVACVADDSGLEVDALDGAPGVYSARYAGPGCSYSDNNRKLLDALEGVPWHERTARFRCCAALVIPSSGKTHVEMGTVEGHIAISCEGTNGFGYDPLFVPAGEDRTFGEMQPEEKHAISHRGKAFGQMRAWLEEYDGSA, encoded by the coding sequence ATGCCTGATATCCTGCTGCTCGGATCCGGAAACGGCGACAAGGCCCGGGAGCTGGCCGTCCTGCTGGAGGGCCTTCCCTGGGAAGTGCGAAGCCTCCGGGACTACCCGCCCGCCGAGGAGCCGGAGGAGACCGGCGCCACGTTTGAGGAGAACGCCCTGCTGAAAGCGCGCTATTACAGCGCCCAGTTTGGCGTAGCCTGCGTGGCGGACGATTCCGGCCTCGAAGTGGACGCGCTCGATGGCGCCCCCGGCGTCTACTCCGCGCGCTACGCGGGGCCCGGATGTTCTTACTCCGATAACAATCGCAAGTTGCTGGACGCCCTCGAAGGGGTCCCCTGGCACGAACGCACGGCGCGCTTCCGGTGCTGCGCGGCGCTGGTAATTCCATCGAGCGGGAAAACCCATGTCGAAATGGGAACCGTGGAGGGCCATATCGCGATTTCGTGCGAGGGAACCAATGGGTTTGGCTACGATCCCCTGTTTGTTCCCGCCGGCGAAGACCGTACCTTCGGCGAGATGCAGCCCGAAGAGAAGCACGCCATCAGCCACCGAGGTAAGGCCTTCGGCCAAATGCGGGCCTGGCTCGAAGAATACGATGGATCGGCGTAA
- the rpiB gene encoding ribose 5-phosphate isomerase B, with protein MKLAFGCDHAGYEDPPPHHAPAIVAYLEELGHTVEHVGTHGPGSVDYPDFAERVVERILNKEADLGVLLCGTGMGISIAANRHKGIRAAACVTDEMVRLARDHNNANILCLGSRVSSIEDCKRLLRLFLETEFSYGDRHERRIEKLDRIGC; from the coding sequence ATGAAGCTAGCCTTCGGCTGCGACCACGCCGGATACGAAGACCCGCCACCCCATCACGCGCCGGCCATCGTCGCGTACCTGGAAGAACTGGGCCATACCGTCGAGCATGTGGGGACCCATGGCCCCGGCTCGGTGGATTATCCCGATTTCGCGGAGCGGGTTGTCGAGCGGATTCTGAATAAAGAGGCCGATCTGGGTGTATTGCTCTGCGGCACCGGCATGGGCATCAGTATCGCCGCCAACCGCCACAAGGGCATTCGCGCGGCGGCCTGCGTCACCGACGAGATGGTGCGGCTGGCCCGGGACCATAACAACGCCAACATCCTGTGCCTCGGTTCCCGGGTATCGTCCATCGAGGACTGCAAGCGCCTGCTGCGCCTCTTCCTCGAAACCGAGTTCAGCTACGGCGACCGGCACGAGCGGCGCATCGAAAAGCTCGACCGCATCGGCTGTTAA
- the hslU gene encoding ATP-dependent protease ATPase subunit HslU, protein MSALTPREIVEALDRHIVGQQEAKRKVAIALRNRWRRKQLPEGLRDEVAPKNIIMIGPTGVGKTEVARRLSKLAEAPFVKVEASKFTEVGYVGRDCESMIRELTEVGVKLVKEEMQREVEGAARARAEQRLLDLLLPPQPAGPQKIFRPSDPESGDEGPAKNLESNPEARTREILLRKLRAGELDDREVEVSVRDSGNTSMMQVFSASGMEEMGVNLQEMLGRMMPQRSKRRKVRVDEARRILEQEAVQDLIDMDAVTPVAIERVENAGIVFLDEIDKIAGRGQHGHGPDVSREGVQRDILPIVEGSTVMTKYGPVRTDHILFIAAGAFHISKVSDLIPELQGRFPIRVELENLGAADFARILREPECSLIKQYQSMMATEGVTLEFEDSAIDALANFCQRVNEETENIGARRLHTLLENLLEDISFDAPEQSGAVVRIDAATVQERLGAKVENQDLSRYIL, encoded by the coding sequence ATGAGTGCATTGACGCCCCGCGAAATCGTCGAGGCGCTGGACAGGCATATCGTCGGCCAGCAGGAAGCCAAGCGCAAGGTCGCGATCGCCCTCCGCAATCGCTGGCGGCGCAAACAGCTGCCCGAAGGCCTGCGCGACGAGGTCGCGCCCAAGAATATCATCATGATCGGCCCCACCGGCGTGGGCAAGACGGAAGTGGCGCGGCGCCTGTCCAAGCTGGCCGAGGCGCCTTTTGTGAAAGTCGAGGCGTCCAAATTCACCGAAGTGGGGTACGTCGGGCGGGATTGTGAATCCATGATCCGCGAACTCACCGAGGTGGGCGTCAAGCTGGTCAAGGAAGAGATGCAACGCGAAGTCGAAGGCGCCGCCCGCGCGCGAGCCGAGCAGAGGCTCCTGGATCTCCTCCTACCGCCACAACCGGCGGGGCCCCAGAAGATTTTTCGCCCGAGCGACCCGGAAAGCGGGGACGAGGGGCCCGCGAAGAACCTCGAATCCAACCCGGAAGCCCGCACGCGCGAAATCCTGCTCCGGAAGCTGCGCGCCGGCGAGCTGGATGATCGCGAAGTGGAGGTATCCGTCCGCGACAGCGGCAACACCTCGATGATGCAGGTGTTCAGCGCGTCGGGCATGGAAGAAATGGGGGTCAACCTCCAGGAGATGCTCGGCCGGATGATGCCGCAGCGATCGAAGCGGCGCAAAGTCCGCGTGGACGAGGCCCGGCGCATCCTGGAGCAGGAAGCCGTCCAGGACCTCATCGACATGGACGCCGTCACCCCGGTCGCCATCGAGCGGGTCGAGAACGCCGGCATCGTCTTTCTGGACGAAATCGATAAGATCGCCGGGCGCGGCCAGCATGGGCACGGCCCGGATGTCTCGCGCGAAGGTGTGCAACGAGACATTCTGCCGATCGTGGAGGGCAGTACGGTGATGACCAAATATGGCCCCGTGCGCACGGACCATATCCTGTTCATTGCCGCCGGCGCGTTCCATATTTCCAAAGTTTCCGACCTCATTCCGGAGCTTCAGGGGCGCTTCCCGATCCGCGTGGAGCTGGAGAACCTCGGCGCGGCCGATTTCGCCCGTATCCTGCGCGAGCCCGAGTGCTCGCTGATCAAGCAGTACCAGAGCATGATGGCGACAGAAGGCGTGACCCTCGAATTCGAGGACAGCGCCATCGACGCCCTGGCGAACTTCTGCCAGCGTGTGAACGAAGAGACGGAAAACATCGGCGCGCGGCGGCTGCACACGCTGCTGGAGAACCTCCTCGAAGATATCTCCTTCGACGCCCCTGAGCAAAGCGGGGCCGTGGTGCGTATCGATGCGGCCACCGTTCAGGAACGCCTCGGCGCGAAAGTGGAGAACCAGGACCTGTCGCGGTACATCCTGTAG
- a CDS encoding polyphenol oxidase family protein has product MMQFPQLLEAGARVAAISGQAEGDCGWATPDPARRAAFLARAGAPPNRLVALRQCHGDRVVVAAGDEAGCGLGERENALGDADGVVTGEDDLPLGIHVADCVPLYLACPKAVALIHAGREGTSRNIAAKAVAALARECGADAESLTALIGPSAGPCCYQVSGELRDAWVARGLIAEGDHLDLWRTNVAQLIDGGVRKSRIHVIGHCTICMPGLFSYRGNQTNQRNLAVIMR; this is encoded by the coding sequence ATGATGCAGTTTCCCCAACTCCTGGAGGCCGGCGCCCGGGTGGCGGCCATCTCGGGTCAGGCGGAGGGCGATTGTGGCTGGGCGACGCCGGATCCCGCGCGTCGGGCCGCGTTCCTTGCGCGGGCCGGGGCGCCGCCGAACCGTTTGGTCGCGCTGCGGCAGTGCCACGGCGACCGCGTGGTCGTGGCGGCGGGCGACGAGGCCGGGTGCGGTCTCGGCGAACGAGAAAACGCGCTGGGCGACGCCGATGGGGTCGTAACGGGCGAAGACGACTTGCCGCTGGGCATCCATGTCGCCGATTGCGTACCGCTCTATCTTGCTTGCCCGAAGGCAGTTGCGCTGATTCATGCGGGGCGCGAGGGGACGTCGCGAAACATAGCCGCAAAGGCTGTCGCAGCCCTGGCGCGGGAATGTGGCGCAGATGCCGAAAGCCTTACCGCGCTGATTGGTCCGTCGGCGGGTCCATGTTGCTACCAGGTGTCCGGCGAGCTACGCGACGCCTGGGTGGCGCGGGGGCTGATCGCGGAGGGGGATCACCTCGACCTCTGGCGGACGAACGTGGCGCAATTGATTGACGGCGGAGTCCGCAAGTCCCGGATCCACGTCATCGGCCACTGCACGATCTGTATGCCCGGCCTGTTTTCCTACCGCGGCAACCAGACTAACCAGCGCAATCTCGCCGTAATCATGCGCTGA
- a CDS encoding ribosome maturation factor RimP translates to MSREELVRRFWSRFEDDIAEQGYELVEVEVAGQGGVRILRIYIDKPDGIGLEDCTAVSQLLNPLLDAEDFIADNYILEVSSPGFDRPLRKPSDFIRYAGEAVTVMTHSPIEGRKRFVGVLGGFEDGLIHVDCDGTRHEIHIENLRKANLNR, encoded by the coding sequence GTGAGCAGAGAGGAATTGGTTCGGCGATTCTGGTCCCGGTTTGAGGACGACATCGCGGAACAGGGATACGAGCTGGTCGAGGTCGAAGTGGCCGGCCAGGGCGGGGTGCGCATTTTGCGCATCTATATCGACAAGCCCGATGGCATCGGGCTGGAAGATTGTACCGCCGTTTCCCAACTCCTGAATCCCTTGCTGGACGCGGAGGACTTCATTGCGGACAACTATATCCTGGAGGTCTCCTCGCCGGGCTTTGACCGCCCGCTGCGGAAACCTTCCGATTTCATCCGGTACGCCGGAGAAGCAGTGACCGTAATGACCCACTCGCCCATTGAGGGCCGGAAGCGATTCGTCGGCGTTCTGGGCGGTTTTGAAGACGGGTTGATTCACGTTGACTGCGATGGGACACGCCACGAGATCCACATCGAGAATCTTCGTAAGGCGAATCTTAACCGGTAG
- the nusA gene encoding transcription termination/antitermination protein NusA, with protein MILQQIEADKSIDRETLIEAIRSAIESAARKDAGNAGNITVEVDPETLAFKVFEIRTVTEEILDPATEILLADALALNSAAVTGNRLKVQTQLKDFGRIAAQTAKQVIIQKIKDAERDNIFEEFKGREGELITGSVKRISHGNIVVSVGKAEALIPYREQSPRETFRPNDRVRAILVEVDKSQKGAQVILSRTSPELVRALFELEVPELYDETIEIRAIAREAGSRTKVAVKSNDINVDPVGACVGMKGARVRAVVEELSGEKIDIVRWSEDPVELCANALNPADILHIHPDAEKGSIQVIVPQDQLSLAIGKRGQNARLASRLIGWNIDIQGEAAEETIEAEDLFEDAPQAPEAEEGSGVENDV; from the coding sequence ATGATTTTGCAGCAGATTGAGGCGGACAAGAGTATCGATCGCGAGACCCTGATCGAGGCTATCCGGAGCGCTATCGAAAGCGCCGCGCGGAAAGATGCCGGAAATGCGGGCAACATTACGGTGGAGGTGGATCCGGAAACGCTGGCGTTCAAGGTCTTCGAAATCAGGACCGTTACCGAGGAGATCCTGGATCCGGCCACGGAAATCCTGCTTGCGGACGCCTTGGCGCTGAATTCGGCCGCCGTCACCGGCAATCGGCTGAAAGTGCAGACCCAACTGAAGGACTTTGGCCGCATTGCGGCCCAGACCGCCAAGCAGGTCATCATCCAGAAGATTAAGGATGCCGAGCGCGACAACATCTTCGAAGAGTTTAAGGGCCGCGAGGGCGAGCTCATCACCGGCTCCGTCAAGCGGATCAGCCACGGCAATATCGTGGTGTCCGTGGGCAAGGCGGAAGCCCTCATCCCATACCGGGAACAGTCGCCCCGCGAAACCTTTCGCCCGAATGACCGGGTGCGCGCCATCCTCGTCGAGGTTGACAAGTCGCAGAAGGGCGCCCAGGTCATTCTCTCCCGCACATCGCCGGAGCTGGTCCGCGCGCTGTTTGAGCTTGAAGTGCCGGAGCTCTACGACGAAACGATCGAGATTCGCGCGATCGCGCGCGAGGCCGGCAGCCGGACGAAGGTCGCGGTGAAGTCGAACGACATCAACGTCGATCCCGTGGGCGCCTGCGTCGGCATGAAGGGCGCCCGGGTGCGCGCTGTGGTGGAGGAGCTCTCCGGCGAGAAGATCGATATTGTCCGGTGGAGCGAGGATCCCGTCGAACTCTGCGCGAACGCGCTGAATCCGGCGGATATCCTTCACATCCATCCGGACGCGGAGAAGGGAAGCATCCAGGTAATCGTGCCCCAGGATCAGCTCTCCCTGGCCATCGGCAAGCGCGGCCAGAATGCGCGCCTCGCGTCCCGCCTTATCGGCTGGAATATCGATATTCAGGGCGAGGCCGCGGAGGAAACGATCGAGGCCGAAGACCTTTTTGAGGATGCGCCGCAGGCGCCGGAAGCGGAAGAGGGATCCGGCGTTGAGAACGATGTATAA